TCGGTGGCCGCACTGGCGGAGGAGCATCACCCCGAAGAGCCCGAGGACTCGTCGGAAGCGGTGGACGCGCTCATCGAAGCAGGACGGGAAGAGGGCATCCTGGAGGAGGGAGACCGCCGGCTCATCCAGTCGGTGGTCGAGTTCGGCGACAAGACGGTGCGCGAGGTCATGACGCCCCGGCCCGACATCGTGGCCGTGCCCACCTGGACCACGGTCGAACAGTTCGTCGAGTTGCAGCGCAAGGGACCGTACTCGCGCGTGCCCGTGTACGACGGCACCATCGACAGCATAAAGGGCATCGTGCTGGCGCACGACATCCTCCAGGTCAGTGACAGCGAGGCGCACGTGCAGACGGTCGAGAAGCTCATGCGTCCGGTGGTGTTCGTGCCCGAGACCATGCACGTCAGCGCGTTGATGCGCGATCTCCAGAACCAGAACATGCACATGGCCATCGTGATCGACGAGTATGGCGGCGTGGCCGGCGTGGTCACCATGGAAGACCTGGTGGAGGAGATCGTGGGCGAGATCCGCGACGAGCACGAGGCCAAATCCGACATCGTGCGCGAGAGCGACACCTCGTACATCGTCCCGGGAAGCATGGACGTGGACCGTCTCGAAGAACTTTTCCACCTGAAGCCGGACGGCCACGAAGCCACCACCGTGGCCGGCCTGGTCAGCGAGATCATGGGGCGCATCCCGCAGAAGGGGGAAGTCGTCGAGGAAGAAGGGCTGCGCTACGAGGTGCTGGATTCGACTCCGCGGCGGGTCAAGCGCCTCCGCATCAGCGCGGGGCTGCCCCAGCAGGCGAGGGCCTGATGTCCTTCCACTCGGGCTTTGTCTCCATCATCGGACGTCCGAACGCGGGCAAGTCCACGCTGCTGAACGCGCTGGTGGGCGAGAAGGTCGCGATCGTCACCCACAAGCCCCAGACCACGCGGAATCGCATCCAGGGCTTCGTGAATGTCGAGGCTAAGAAGGGAAGACCGGCGGGGCAGATCATCTTCATCGACACGCCCGGCGTCCACAAGCCGGACACGCCCCTGAACAGAAAGCTGATGCGAGAGGTCCATGACGCGCTCGAGTCCCGCGACCTCATCCTGCTGATCGTGGACGTCACGCAGAGATTCGGCCCCGGCGACCGCTTCACGCTCGATCTGGTAAAGAAGGCCGGCGGCCCGGCGTTTCTCCTGCTCAACAAGATCGACGTGGTGGAGAAGGGAAAGCTGCTGCCCATCATCGCCGAGTGGAGCAAGCAGCACGACTTCAAGGAGATCATTCCCCTTTCCGCGCTGAAGAAGGACGGGCTCGACCTGCTGGTGGACAAAGTCATCGAAAACCTGCCCGAAGGCCCGCGCTATTTCCCCAAGGACCAGATCACCGACCAGCCCGAGCGCTTCCTCGCGGCCGAGATCGTGCGCGAAAAGGTGCTGTTCGATACCGCGCAGGAAGTTCCCTACGCGGCGACAGTGATCGTGGAACAGTTCGAAGAGGGGCCGAAGCTGACGCGCATCGCCGCCACCATTTATGTGGAGCGCGATGGGCAGAAGAAGATCATCGTGGGGAGGGGTGGCGAGATGATCAAGCGCATCGGCACCGAGGCTCGCTACGAGATCGAGCGCCTGCTGGGAACGAAAGTGTTCCTGGAGTTGTTCGTGAAAGTTCGCCCCGGATGGCGCGAATCGCGGCAGTTCCTGGAAGAGCTCGACTGGCGGAAGCAGCTTGAGAGCCTAGCAACCCCCGAAGAACCGGAGGCGGGCAGCTAGCCACCCCTACTCCTTTACTGCAATCCCCAGTGTTTTCATTTTCCTGTAAAGGTGTGACCGCTCCAGCCCCAGCACCTCCGCCGTCCGGCTGACGTTGCCGTGGTTTTCGTCCAGCTTCTTGAGGATGTAGTCGCGCTCGTATGCCTCCCGCGCCTGGTGCAGGGTCGAGAACTCCGGACGCGCGCGGCGGCTTCCGTCGCGATAGACCAGCGGCGGCAGGTGCTTGCGTTCCAGCTTCTGCGCCGTGGGATTCATGATCACCATGCGCTCGATGACGTTGCGCAGCTCGCGTACGTTGCCCGGCCAGGAGTAGCGCATCAGGACTTCGATGGCGTCGTCGTGGATCTCCTTCGGGCGACGGCTGTAAGTCAACGAAACCTCCTTCAGGAAATGCCGCGCCAAAGCCGGGACGTCTTCCTTGCGCTCGCGCAGTGGCGGCACGAAAAAGGGGATCACGTTCAGCCGGTAGAAAAGGTCCTCGCGGAAGTTGCCCTTAGAGATCTCCTCTTCCAGGTCCTTGTTGGTCGAGGCAATCACGCGGGCATCCACGCTGGTTGGCTCATCGCTGCCCACGGGCGTGAACTTCTGCTCGTCGAGCGTGCGCAGCACCTTGGACTGCGTCTTCAAGCTCATGTCGCCGACCTCGTCGAGGAAGAGTGTGCCACCGTCGGCCTTGAGAAACTTGCCCTCCTTGTCGGTGGCCGCTCCTGGGAATGAACCCTTGCGGTGGCCGAACAGCTCACTTTCGATCAGGTCCTCGGGGATGGCGGCGCAGTTGACCTCGACGAAGAGGGCCTCCTTGCGAAGGCTCTGCACGTGGATGGCGAGTGCGACCAGCTCCTTCCCGGTGCCGGACTCGCCGTAGATGAGCACGCGGCCGTTGGTCGGCGCCATCACCCCGATCTGCTGCCGCAGGGCCTTCATGGGGACGCTGCCGCCCACGATCTCGCCCTTGCTCTGTACCTGCTTCTTGAGGTCTTTGTTCTCGCTGCGCAGCCGCCGCGCTTCGACCGCGTGCTTGACCAGGATGAGGGTTCGTTCGAGTGAGAGGGGTTTCTCCAGGAAGTCGTAGGCGCCGAGCTTGGTGGCGCGCACCGCGGTCTCGATGGTGCCGTGCCCGGAGATCATGATGACCTCGGGCGCGTCCTCTGACTCCTTGATCTTCTGCAGCGCGTCGAGGCCGTCCATGCCGGGCAGCCAGATGTCGAGCAGGACGACTTCGAAGGGACGCTTGTGCAGCGTCTCCAGGCAAGCCTCGGCGCTC
This genomic stretch from Terriglobia bacterium harbors:
- the era gene encoding GTPase Era, with product MSFHSGFVSIIGRPNAGKSTLLNALVGEKVAIVTHKPQTTRNRIQGFVNVEAKKGRPAGQIIFIDTPGVHKPDTPLNRKLMREVHDALESRDLILLIVDVTQRFGPGDRFTLDLVKKAGGPAFLLLNKIDVVEKGKLLPIIAEWSKQHDFKEIIPLSALKKDGLDLLVDKVIENLPEGPRYFPKDQITDQPERFLAAEIVREKVLFDTAQEVPYAATVIVEQFEEGPKLTRIAATIYVERDGQKKIIVGRGGEMIKRIGTEARYEIERLLGTKVFLELFVKVRPGWRESRQFLEELDWRKQLESLATPEEPEAGS
- a CDS encoding hemolysin family protein, yielding MSATFMLAVGALLGVLTLVSYVDRVYTEMGKFLSREFQDNIEAFEQRIEPRLGVSRARAQLSLAVLTQLSTAAIAVLIGYSVFEDGRWDVAEILQAALGIVIIVMLFNRLLPYVFFTRTRGQWLSYFTIPLRLLIYLVFPVTMMLGFALSVAALAEEHHPEEPEDSSEAVDALIEAGREEGILEEGDRRLIQSVVEFGDKTVREVMTPRPDIVAVPTWTTVEQFVELQRKGPYSRVPVYDGTIDSIKGIVLAHDILQVSDSEAHVQTVEKLMRPVVFVPETMHVSALMRDLQNQNMHMAIVIDEYGGVAGVVTMEDLVEEIVGEIRDEHEAKSDIVRESDTSYIVPGSMDVDRLEELFHLKPDGHEATTVAGLVSEIMGRIPQKGEVVEEEGLRYEVLDSTPRRVKRLRISAGLPQQARA
- a CDS encoding sigma-54 dependent transcriptional regulator is translated as MHTVLIVDDEPGIRQSLKGVLEDEGYKVAAVESAEACLETLHKRPFEVVLLDIWLPGMDGLDALQKIKESEDAPEVIMISGHGTIETAVRATKLGAYDFLEKPLSLERTLILVKHAVEARRLRSENKDLKKQVQSKGEIVGGSVPMKALRQQIGVMAPTNGRVLIYGESGTGKELVALAIHVQSLRKEALFVEVNCAAIPEDLIESELFGHRKGSFPGAATDKEGKFLKADGGTLFLDEVGDMSLKTQSKVLRTLDEQKFTPVGSDEPTSVDARVIASTNKDLEEEISKGNFREDLFYRLNVIPFFVPPLRERKEDVPALARHFLKEVSLTYSRRPKEIHDDAIEVLMRYSWPGNVRELRNVIERMVIMNPTAQKLERKHLPPLVYRDGSRRARPEFSTLHQAREAYERDYILKKLDENHGNVSRTAEVLGLERSHLYRKMKTLGIAVKE